The following are from one region of the Magallana gigas chromosome 4, xbMagGiga1.1, whole genome shotgun sequence genome:
- the LOC105323601 gene encoding elastase-1 has translation MIQTEVTLFFTLITSVLSATIRTEICHYLRGSCDTTCEFEYIHKWGIPLCSGVGMKCCAPDDVVQMMKNRKTTTTTTTTTTTTTPAPAPPMYDVLVLDQPQYMSNKIPSRNDCGKPYFSHRAKRIVGGTTAPRGAWPWQVSFRYMSGLYGCGGALISDRWVLTAAHCFKGEYNSIHKWRVTVGMHDTKANEPSKLDIPIRAIIKHPLYIAYNEEEEQRSNQSTPLHKRYAHDIALVELDRSVDIQSPYTRAICLPPVGDAIFGNDFDKREPGSPLMHDNTVDLFDVERKGQCWVTGWGYTADQEETDRSRLRQVRGDVISSTQCKEFWQSELEEDTLCFGDGTHGPCKGDSGGPMSCSYDGKYYITGVVSWGSEDCKQKGYPSVFTRVTSYLNWINKHVSRG, from the exons ATGATTCAGACTGAAGTTACTCTATTCTTCACTTTAATCACCTCTG TGCTTTCTGCGACAATAAGGACAGAGATATGTCACTATTTACGAGGATCGTGCGACACAACGTGCGAGTTTGAATACATACACAAATGGGGCATACCACTCTGTTCCGGTGTAGGAATGAAATGCTGCGCACCGGATGATGTTG TGCAAATGATGAAGAACCGCAAAACCACCACTACAACCACAACAactaccaccaccaccacccccgCACCGGCGCCACCAATGTATGATGTGCTGGTGCTAGACCAGCCCCAGTATATGTCCAACAAGATACCCAGCA GAAATGATTGCGGCAAACCTTACTTCTCCCATCGAGCCAAGAGAATTGTGGGAGGGACAACGGCTCCCAGGGGGGCATGGCCCTGGCAAGTGTCCTTCCGCTATATGAGTGGGCTCTATGGTTGTGGAGGCGCCCTCATCAGTGACCGCTGGGTTCTAACCGCTGCCCATTGCTTCAAAGG aGAATACAACAGTATCCATAAATGGCGCGTGACTGTTGGAATGCACGACACCAAGGCAAATGAACCTTCCAAACTGGACATCCCCATCAGAGCCATAATCAAA CATCCCCTATACATAGCTTATAACGAGGAGGAAGAACAGAGGAGCAACCAGAGCACACCCCTCCACAAACGCTACGCCCACGACATCGCCCTGGTGGAGCTAGACAGGAGCGTGGACATCCAATCCCCGTACACACGCGCAATATGTCTGCCACCAGTGGGCGACGCCATCTTTGGAAACGACTTCGACAAGAGAGAGCCAGGATCTCCACTCATGCATGACAACACCGTGGATCTGTTTGACGTGGAGAGAAAGGGGCAGTGCTGGGTGACCGGATGGGGCTACACTGCAGATCAAG AGGAAACTGATCGCTCACGCTTGCGCCAAGTTCGCGGTGACGTCATCAGTAGCACCCAGTGCAAAGAGTTCTGGCAGTCTGAGCTGGAGGAGGACACGTTGTGCTTTGGGGATGGAACTCATGGCCCTTGCAAG GGCGATTCAGGTGGGCCCATGTCTTGCAGTTATGACGGCAAATATTACATCACAGGTGTCGTTTCATGGGGATCGGAAGACTGCAAACAGAAGGGATACCCGAGTGTATTCACTCGCGTGACGTCATACCTCAATTGGATCAACAAGCACGTCTCGCGTGGTTAA
- the LOC117687785 gene encoding integrase/recombinase xerD homolog produces the protein MQASRADSTINKYCNSFLRFKKWAKEQGIEESELFPSKPLHVSIYLACLVQRANSPSPIVDAFYGIKWAHDLVGFNSPTDNQFVKNIMEGGKRIVAKPVQKKEPITVENLRCMYLKLFECNNLYNQRIICMVLLAFAGFLRSSELINIKRSDIQFLPDHIEIFIESSKTDIYRDGTRVVIARTFSYMCPVSNFELYLRLAGIQDDSEEYVFCAISKSGSGYRLRNREKPLSYTRVRELFIEAFIGIVDNIKVYGLHSLRSGGATASAVRGIPDRIFKRHGRWRSESAKDGYVQDPLSERLSVSKELGL, from the coding sequence ATGCAAGCGTCACGAGCGGATTCAActataaacaaatattgtaaCAGTTTCCTGAGATTTAAGAAGTGGGCAAAAGAACAAGGAATCGAGGAAAGTGAATTATTTCCTTCAAAacctttacatgtatctatttatttagCATGCTTGGTTCAACGGGCAAACTCTCCATCCCCTATTGTTGACGCATTCTATGGAATCAAATGGGCTCATGATCTTGTGGGATTCAATTCTCCGACTGACAAtcagtttgttaaaaacattatggAAGGTGGGAAACGTATAGTGGCAAAACCTGTTCAAAAGAAAGAACCAATAACTGTTGAAAATTTACGTTGTATGTATTTGAAACTGTTTGAATGTAATAATCTTTATAATCAAAGAATCATTTGTATGGTCTTGTTGGCATTCGCTGGATTTTTACGTAGCAGCGAACTCATAAATATCAAGAGATCTGATATTCAATTTTTACCTGAtcatattgaaatattcatCGAGTCTAGTAAGACTGATATCTACAGAGACGGTACAAGAGTTGTTATAGCAAGAACATTTTCATATATGTGTCCTGTTTCTAATTTTGAATTGTATCTTCGTTTAGCTGGGATTCAAGACGATTCAGAGGAATATGTATTTTGTGCTATTTCGAAATCGGGAAGTGGTTACCGGTTGCGTAATCGTGAAAAGCCTCTGTCTTACACCAGGGTTCGTGAATTATTCATCGAAGCATTTATAGGAATTGTAGATAACATCAAAGTTTATGGACTTCACAGTTTGCGGTCAGGTGGAGCGACTGCGTCGGCAGTGAGGGGAATTCCGGACAGGATATTCAAGAGACATGGACGTTGGCGTTCGGAATCTGCTAAGGATGGATATGTCCAGGATCCGCTTAGTGAACGTTTAAGTGTTTCCAAAGAACTTGGTTTATAA